Proteins from one Parvibaculum lavamentivorans DS-1 genomic window:
- a CDS encoding metal-dependent hydrolase → MHNSTLSRTPENVEIVPRNRHFNIDETLATNWHSDDPFRTAFFDAMSILFPLGEQFFIDSVKAFRGQIDDPELQRRVRGFTAQEAVHRREHQHYNEALCRARGVSLELMERAVSRRQAFARRALSPMQQLSGTVAFEHLTAILADATFRNPEGLEGAHPEMKALWHWHALEETEHKSVAFDVFVAVGGKTWRRRVSMALVTVEFTTHVIRNMRLLLRDYEGSRLALWSGGMKFLFGERGALRGLMRPYLDFYKKDFHPWDHDNRELVSSVMDEFGGAAVNPV, encoded by the coding sequence ATGCACAACTCAACCCTCTCCCGCACGCCGGAAAATGTCGAAATTGTACCGCGCAACCGCCACTTCAATATCGACGAGACGCTGGCGACGAACTGGCACAGCGACGATCCTTTCCGCACCGCCTTTTTCGATGCGATGTCGATCCTCTTTCCGCTTGGCGAACAATTCTTCATCGACAGCGTGAAAGCCTTCCGCGGCCAGATCGACGATCCGGAACTTCAACGGCGCGTGCGCGGCTTTACCGCCCAGGAAGCCGTTCACCGCCGCGAACACCAGCACTACAACGAAGCCCTGTGCCGGGCGCGCGGCGTATCGCTGGAGCTGATGGAACGCGCGGTAAGCCGCCGCCAGGCCTTTGCGCGGCGCGCGCTTTCTCCCATGCAGCAATTGAGCGGTACCGTTGCCTTCGAACATCTGACGGCGATCCTTGCCGATGCGACCTTCCGCAACCCGGAAGGACTTGAAGGCGCGCATCCCGAAATGAAGGCGCTCTGGCACTGGCACGCGCTGGAGGAGACGGAACACAAGTCGGTCGCCTTCGACGTCTTTGTGGCGGTGGGCGGCAAGACCTGGCGGCGGCGCGTTTCTATGGCGCTTGTCACGGTCGAATTCACCACACATGTCATCCGGAACATGCGGCTGCTGCTGCGCGACTACGAAGGCTCGCGCCTTGCACTGTGGAGCGGTGGAATGAAATTCCTCTTCGGCGAGCGCGGCGCCTTGCGCGGCCTGATGCGGCCCTATCTCGACTTCTACAAGAAGGATTTCCACCCCTGGGACCATGACAACCGGGAACTTGTCTCCTCGGTCATGGATGAATTCGGCGGAGCGGCGGTGAACCCGGTCTGA
- a CDS encoding AraC family transcriptional regulator, whose protein sequence is MRIEPGYVEIVASVLKEVGKDPAAFPLPPTGAVSEDEFRIMSENLVALADDRSIALRLGASMHLGTHGLLGHAILSSRSLRQAAGLLIQYSPLQGTKGRIHLAFTPDHAVLTFEPPFAVRGAPHFLVELFFAGVLAALRQLIGPLPDECRLELAYAPEMPEEVYRRFLGVEVSFGHSVNRFIGPNSRIDQPLSAAAIPVAEMYRLQCERLLREMNAAGGMSGNVRRMILGARGHLPALGEASRHLNMSERTLRRRLAAEGTSYRGIVDDVRNHLARGYLGETPLCVADVASLLGFDDVANFRRAFKKWNGCTPQEFRLRSGAHIGTRQAPEREPRRGEQSRTQLHMPPHHKTFV, encoded by the coding sequence ATGCGAATTGAACCTGGCTATGTCGAGATCGTCGCTTCGGTCCTGAAGGAAGTGGGAAAGGATCCCGCCGCCTTCCCCCTGCCTCCCACCGGCGCCGTCTCGGAAGACGAGTTCCGCATCATGTCGGAAAACCTGGTCGCCCTTGCCGACGACAGGTCGATCGCGCTTCGCCTCGGCGCCAGCATGCATCTTGGCACACACGGCCTCCTCGGCCATGCGATCCTCAGCAGCAGAAGCCTCCGGCAGGCGGCGGGGTTGCTGATCCAGTACAGCCCCCTCCAGGGCACCAAGGGCCGCATCCACCTCGCATTCACGCCGGATCACGCAGTTCTCACCTTCGAGCCGCCCTTCGCCGTGCGCGGTGCACCGCATTTTCTGGTCGAGCTTTTCTTCGCGGGCGTCCTCGCCGCCCTGCGCCAGTTGATCGGTCCGTTGCCGGATGAATGCCGCCTGGAACTCGCCTATGCGCCGGAAATGCCGGAAGAAGTGTATCGCCGCTTCCTCGGTGTCGAGGTTTCCTTCGGCCATTCGGTAAATCGCTTCATCGGTCCGAACAGCCGCATCGACCAGCCGCTCTCGGCCGCCGCCATTCCCGTTGCGGAAATGTACCGTCTGCAATGCGAGCGCCTCCTGCGGGAGATGAACGCGGCGGGCGGAATGAGCGGCAATGTCCGCCGCATGATCCTCGGCGCGCGCGGCCATTTACCTGCTCTGGGAGAGGCATCCCGCCACCTGAACATGAGTGAGCGCACGTTAAGGCGCCGTCTTGCCGCCGAGGGAACGTCCTATCGCGGGATTGTCGACGATGTGCGCAACCATCTGGCGCGCGGCTATCTCGGCGAAACGCCGCTCTGCGTCGCCGACGTCGCCTCGCTTCTCGGCTTCGACGATGTCGCAAACTTCAGGCGCGCCTTCAAAAAATGGAATGGCTGCACCCCGCAGGAATTCCGTCTGCGGAGCGGTGCCCATATTGGCACACGCCAGGCGCCGGAGAGGGAACCTCGCCGCGGTGAACAATCGCGCACGCAATTGCACATGCCTCCACACCATAAAACGTTCGTGTGA
- a CDS encoding TadE/TadG family type IV pilus assembly protein yields MSRFGRDERGSVAIEFAFIAAVFLAILFGTISYGFQFATRIALSYAVTEGGRAAVAGLSDQERTQRAADAIYAVVDAYAPLIDRGGISLLDPQWRETEVGRTGDIAIEYTDARFTFLPFVPAIPGTMRVQTTFVVADPSG; encoded by the coding sequence TTGTCGCGCTTTGGTCGCGATGAGCGCGGCTCCGTGGCGATAGAATTCGCCTTCATCGCCGCCGTCTTCCTCGCCATTCTCTTTGGCACCATTTCCTACGGCTTCCAGTTCGCCACGCGCATCGCCTTGTCCTATGCCGTGACGGAAGGCGGCCGCGCCGCTGTCGCCGGCCTCAGCGATCAGGAGCGCACACAACGCGCGGCGGACGCGATCTATGCCGTGGTCGATGCCTATGCGCCGCTTATCGACCGTGGTGGAATATCGCTGCTCGATCCTCAATGGAGGGAGACGGAAGTCGGTCGCACGGGCGATATCGCCATCGAATATACCGATGCGCGGTTCACCTTCCTTCCTTTCGTTCCCGCGATCCCGGGAACCATGCGGGTGCAGACAACATTCGTCGTCGCCGACCCGTCGGGCTGA
- a CDS encoding cytochrome P450 — MAMRAERFDEEAPEIFIPARPVPPKEAPGIGAAVFRPQLLANLIASYPEFWYSARSCPFRVGIARGGRGMLVNDPDAIRRILVSDAEHFPKDDNQLAILKPLLGNGLLTAEGATWRRNRKLAAPIFQHSSVRDFAPLFVRAAERSARRALEQQGFFPLDREMTKLTLEIIGETVLSANLEDDIDGISHTVTSVLDKFPAMFLASAFLPGQLRNRVIDTVVRPGRRALDVFARRIIDEARKSGEETTLLQRLMVSQSKAGHEMTLDQVRDEVATFLLAGHETTATTMSWVWYLLTVHPEWQERLYEEVWAVTEGRRLTIDDVPALVETRAVIEEALRLYPPVANLMRRAIKTTELTPDITIERGQTVLISPWLLHRHRFFWREPDRFDPTRFLGEEAATRPRHLYIPFGGGPRICIGASFALLEAVLILATFMQRARVKVINADQVMPQARIVLRPNVALQAVVTPRRPGG, encoded by the coding sequence ATGGCGATGCGGGCCGAGAGATTTGACGAGGAAGCGCCGGAGATTTTCATTCCCGCCCGGCCCGTGCCGCCGAAGGAAGCGCCCGGCATAGGCGCGGCGGTTTTCAGACCGCAGCTTCTTGCCAACCTGATCGCGTCCTACCCGGAGTTCTGGTACAGCGCGAGAAGCTGTCCCTTTCGCGTCGGCATTGCGCGCGGCGGGCGCGGCATGCTGGTGAACGACCCGGACGCCATCCGCCGCATCCTTGTCAGCGATGCGGAACATTTTCCCAAGGACGACAATCAGCTAGCGATCCTGAAGCCCTTGCTGGGCAACGGCCTTTTGACCGCCGAGGGCGCGACGTGGCGCCGGAACAGGAAGCTTGCGGCGCCTATTTTCCAGCATTCGAGCGTGCGCGATTTCGCACCTCTCTTCGTACGCGCGGCGGAACGCTCCGCGCGGCGCGCGCTTGAGCAGCAGGGATTTTTCCCGCTCGACCGGGAAATGACCAAGCTCACACTCGAAATCATCGGCGAGACGGTGCTGAGCGCCAATCTCGAGGACGACATAGACGGCATATCGCACACCGTCACATCCGTGCTCGACAAATTCCCGGCGATGTTTCTCGCCTCCGCCTTTCTGCCCGGGCAGTTGCGAAACCGGGTGATCGACACGGTGGTGCGGCCGGGGCGGCGGGCGCTCGACGTTTTCGCGCGCCGGATCATCGACGAGGCGCGGAAGAGCGGCGAGGAAACGACGCTGCTGCAACGGCTGATGGTGTCACAAAGCAAGGCCGGTCACGAGATGACGCTCGACCAGGTGCGCGACGAGGTGGCAACCTTCCTGCTTGCCGGCCACGAGACGACGGCGACGACGATGAGCTGGGTCTGGTATCTGCTGACGGTTCATCCCGAATGGCAGGAGCGTCTTTACGAAGAAGTATGGGCCGTGACCGAAGGGCGGCGGCTGACCATCGACGACGTGCCGGCACTGGTCGAGACGCGCGCCGTGATCGAGGAGGCGCTGCGGCTTTATCCGCCGGTTGCAAACCTCATGCGCAGGGCGATAAAGACCACGGAGCTGACGCCCGACATCACCATAGAGCGCGGGCAGACGGTTCTGATCTCGCCCTGGCTGCTGCATCGCCATCGGTTTTTCTGGCGCGAGCCCGACCGCTTCGATCCCACGCGCTTTCTCGGCGAGGAAGCCGCGACGCGGCCACGCCACCTCTATATTCCCTTCGGCGGCGGCCCGCGCATCTGCATCGGGGCGAGCTTTGCGCTGCTCGAAGCCGTTCTCATCCTCGCCACTTTCATGCAGCGGGCGCGCGTCAAGGTGATCAATGCCGATCAGGTGATGCCGCAGGCGCGCATCGTCTTGCGGCCGAACGTGGCTCTTCAGGCCGTCGTCACGCCGCGCCGCCCCGGCGGATGA
- a CDS encoding DUF1302 domain-containing protein → MKFRILPPLVTLALFFAMSASAHAAQIKLGAVDIDIATTVSASASMRVSKQGCEYISVFNGGCTAPGGTDYDVNADDGNVNVEQWEFISAPVKVISEADLKWDRFGFFVRAKAFYDYVGDQVLGHGDGKYGPVAAPFGQRRPLDDQFRGDDALNRQARSFDLLDAFAYGNFIVADMPLTLRLGRQAVNWGESLFIPGGVSAYLPLDVSALVRPGVELKEVFLPQNSLFASVGLPANLTFEAQYVFEWERSILPACGSFFSPSDAAAGGCRYAVSGGEVYNFGNGTSYSPTAFVPRGRDQEARDQGQFGLALRYYAEWLNQGTELSAYYVNFHSKLPFGTTTASTPTTTTAALQLICNPAVPGSLSGPGCTGAAPALQDDFGRPVSYGQGIFAQAAGANKNLIVQFPEDIEMFGTSFNTTIPVIGDATALSGELAYFPDMPFQLDTNEIVGADIQNFGYTPGPGEASYYDGPPVPFGAVIPGYRTTEALHGQVYTLSTLTPSDPIVSTLGGDLLILVGNVGFQYLPNASGNRFAIPRSGETHPNFGTAATFGDNCNKAGTCSISPLYASTFSWGYRMMAMMDYHTAFGTPVTLSPMVVWSHDVNGYSAGPIGPGFVEGKKAVTLGVTASYLDSYRLTVDYTNNFGAKYRNGSFDKDFVSMTASYTF, encoded by the coding sequence ATGAAGTTCCGGATTTTGCCACCGCTGGTCACGCTGGCATTGTTCTTCGCCATGTCGGCTTCGGCCCACGCGGCGCAGATCAAGCTCGGCGCGGTCGATATCGACATCGCGACCACCGTGTCGGCCTCCGCCAGCATGCGTGTGTCGAAGCAGGGCTGCGAATATATCTCCGTCTTTAACGGCGGCTGCACGGCGCCGGGCGGAACGGATTACGACGTGAACGCCGATGACGGCAACGTCAATGTCGAGCAATGGGAATTCATCTCCGCTCCCGTCAAGGTCATCTCCGAGGCGGATCTGAAGTGGGACAGGTTCGGCTTCTTCGTGCGTGCGAAAGCCTTCTACGACTATGTCGGCGATCAGGTTCTCGGCCATGGCGACGGCAAATACGGCCCGGTCGCCGCGCCCTTCGGTCAGCGCCGTCCTCTCGACGACCAGTTCCGTGGCGACGATGCGCTCAACAGGCAGGCCCGCTCCTTCGACCTCCTGGATGCCTTCGCCTACGGCAATTTCATCGTCGCCGACATGCCGCTCACCCTGCGTCTCGGCCGTCAGGCGGTAAACTGGGGCGAAAGCCTTTTCATTCCCGGCGGCGTCTCGGCCTATCTGCCGCTCGACGTGTCGGCGCTGGTGCGTCCCGGCGTTGAGCTGAAGGAAGTCTTCCTGCCGCAGAATTCGCTCTTCGCCAGCGTCGGCCTCCCCGCCAATCTCACCTTCGAAGCGCAATATGTCTTCGAGTGGGAAAGGTCCATCCTGCCTGCTTGCGGCAGTTTCTTCTCGCCCAGCGATGCGGCGGCGGGCGGTTGCCGTTATGCCGTGTCCGGCGGCGAAGTCTACAATTTCGGCAATGGCACCAGCTATTCCCCCACCGCCTTTGTGCCGCGCGGCCGCGATCAGGAAGCGCGCGATCAGGGCCAGTTCGGCCTGGCTCTGCGCTACTATGCGGAATGGCTTAATCAGGGTACGGAGCTGTCCGCCTACTACGTCAACTTCCACAGCAAGCTGCCCTTCGGCACGACCACCGCCTCGACGCCGACCACGACGACGGCCGCCTTGCAGCTGATCTGTAATCCCGCCGTCCCCGGCTCTTTGTCGGGCCCGGGATGTACCGGCGCCGCACCCGCGCTTCAGGACGATTTCGGCCGTCCCGTATCCTACGGCCAGGGCATATTCGCCCAGGCCGCGGGCGCCAACAAGAATCTCATCGTCCAGTTTCCTGAAGACATCGAGATGTTCGGCACGAGCTTCAACACGACCATCCCGGTCATCGGCGATGCGACGGCCCTCTCCGGCGAACTCGCCTATTTCCCGGACATGCCGTTCCAGCTCGACACGAACGAGATCGTTGGCGCGGACATCCAGAACTTCGGCTACACGCCGGGTCCGGGAGAAGCATCATATTATGACGGCCCGCCTGTGCCCTTCGGCGCCGTCATTCCGGGCTACCGCACCACGGAAGCCTTGCACGGCCAGGTCTATACCCTCAGCACACTCACCCCGTCGGATCCGATCGTGAGCACGCTCGGCGGCGACCTCCTGATCCTGGTCGGCAATGTCGGCTTCCAGTATCTGCCGAATGCGAGCGGCAACCGCTTCGCCATTCCGCGCTCGGGCGAAACCCACCCGAACTTCGGCACCGCCGCCACCTTCGGCGACAATTGCAACAAGGCCGGCACCTGCAGCATCTCGCCGCTTTACGCCAGCACCTTCTCCTGGGGCTATCGCATGATGGCGATGATGGATTATCACACCGCTTTCGGCACGCCGGTTACGCTCAGCCCCATGGTTGTCTGGAGCCATGACGTGAACGGCTATTCCGCCGGCCCCATCGGCCCCGGCTTCGTCGAAGGCAAGAAGGCGGTGACGCTTGGCGTGACCGCGAGCTATCTGGACAGCTACCGGCTGACCGTCGACTACACCAACAACTTCGGTGCGAAATATCGCAACGGCTCCTTCGACAAGGATTTCGTCAGCATGACGGCGTCTTACACGTTCTGA
- a CDS encoding sensor histidine kinase: MALQDRPNEKPEASPADLVSSLAEASLALARAASEGEAYAALDMAAHRLAALSSGRVSICELGMSPNGRALILWQSSRGGLSIGEDSLFAEWYTRASRMGGEMTPARGHIWYGLLSADTLNDETGIRVAIFLKFDEMKEELAAHAYGLADIAAAVALRIRKQKAAALERRRFDGMYETTRAWLELGADIVWEASPEGILRCRRILNRRGDISRLVDGMDLRSLRIGGGGQSLLDFLEQQGSVRHMRAHLPEDAQGRMSTGETLYVSATARRSPDEDAPYIGTFTAIGRDAPSDGTRETATMLLQMRGARIREEQHRREAEAMLQGLRLLLSQDSSREKMSRLVGLVGECIGSSDACVAEKGLDGKVRILVPQQKSPGPGAAAALDFIAAGAPRGVVGVYDIDAAEGRNIADAFGLEGCQVAALALPLRGDAAFLVCVTRRAEGFAPADLDFADRFALLLRQALLLREEQSHLAQTAKMAALGQMSASIAHELRQPLNTISLAVQNLEFLLESLDFDREAAAKKTKRVLAQVERASDVIDRMRRFGRKSVGEHASLVLRNVIENVEAIMHHVLLRAGVRLEVEISPDVTAYADQLQLEQVIGNLLQNAVDAISGIGAKHERAEGLIKITASPSPDEKGMTVLRVEDSGPGFRPEIAERVLEPFFTTKSAEHGTGLGLAICDAIIRESGGRIEIGNHAAGGFVQIVLPRQPA; the protein is encoded by the coding sequence ATGGCTCTGCAGGATCGCCCGAACGAAAAACCCGAAGCATCGCCCGCCGATCTTGTCTCCTCGCTCGCGGAAGCGTCATTGGCCCTCGCGCGTGCAGCCTCCGAAGGCGAGGCTTATGCGGCGCTTGATATGGCCGCCCACCGCCTTGCCGCTCTTTCGTCCGGCCGCGTCTCCATCTGCGAGCTCGGCATGTCGCCCAACGGACGGGCGCTCATCCTCTGGCAATCGTCCCGGGGCGGATTGTCGATCGGCGAAGACAGTCTCTTCGCTGAATGGTACACGCGCGCTTCCCGAATGGGCGGCGAGATGACCCCCGCACGCGGGCATATCTGGTATGGACTTCTCTCCGCCGATACGCTCAATGATGAAACCGGCATCCGCGTGGCGATTTTCCTGAAATTCGACGAGATGAAGGAAGAGCTGGCGGCACATGCCTATGGCCTCGCGGATATCGCGGCCGCTGTCGCATTGCGCATCCGAAAGCAAAAGGCGGCCGCACTCGAGCGGCGCCGCTTCGATGGTATGTATGAGACGACAAGGGCCTGGCTGGAGCTTGGTGCCGATATTGTTTGGGAAGCATCGCCGGAGGGCATCCTCCGTTGCCGCCGCATTCTCAATCGGCGTGGCGACATCAGCCGCCTGGTCGATGGCATGGATTTGCGATCGTTGCGCATCGGCGGCGGCGGCCAGAGCCTGCTGGACTTCCTCGAACAGCAAGGCAGCGTCCGTCACATGCGGGCCCACCTGCCGGAGGACGCGCAAGGCCGCATGTCGACCGGCGAAACGCTTTATGTCTCCGCAACGGCGCGCCGCTCGCCGGACGAGGACGCTCCCTATATAGGCACCTTCACCGCCATCGGCCGCGATGCACCATCCGATGGAACGCGGGAAACCGCCACCATGCTTTTACAGATGCGGGGCGCCCGCATCCGCGAAGAACAGCATCGGCGCGAAGCCGAAGCCATGCTCCAGGGACTGCGCCTCCTGCTCAGTCAGGATTCCTCGCGCGAAAAGATGTCGCGCCTTGTCGGCCTTGTCGGCGAATGCATCGGCAGCAGCGATGCCTGCGTCGCTGAAAAAGGGCTCGATGGAAAAGTACGCATTCTGGTTCCGCAGCAAAAATCGCCGGGACCGGGAGCGGCCGCCGCCCTCGATTTCATCGCCGCCGGCGCGCCGCGAGGTGTCGTCGGCGTCTACGACATCGATGCGGCGGAGGGGCGCAATATCGCCGATGCCTTCGGCCTTGAGGGCTGTCAGGTCGCGGCCCTCGCGCTGCCGCTGCGGGGCGATGCCGCGTTTCTTGTTTGCGTCACGCGCCGCGCGGAAGGGTTCGCTCCCGCCGATCTCGATTTTGCAGACAGGTTCGCCTTGCTCCTCCGCCAGGCCTTGCTTCTGCGCGAGGAGCAATCGCATTTGGCACAAACGGCCAAGATGGCGGCGCTCGGACAGATGTCCGCCAGCATCGCGCATGAGCTGCGCCAGCCGCTCAATACCATTTCGCTCGCCGTGCAGAACCTCGAATTCCTGCTGGAATCGCTGGATTTCGACAGGGAAGCGGCGGCAAAAAAGACAAAGCGCGTTCTCGCGCAGGTCGAGCGCGCAAGCGACGTCATCGACCGCATGCGCCGCTTCGGCCGCAAAAGCGTCGGCGAACATGCCTCGCTTGTGCTGCGCAATGTCATCGAGAATGTCGAGGCGATCATGCATCACGTTCTGCTGCGCGCCGGCGTTCGCCTCGAGGTGGAAATCTCGCCGGACGTCACAGCCTATGCGGATCAGCTTCAGCTGGAACAGGTGATCGGCAACCTGTTGCAGAATGCCGTCGATGCCATTTCCGGCATCGGTGCGAAGCATGAGCGCGCCGAGGGGTTGATAAAAATCACAGCCTCTCCCTCGCCGGACGAAAAGGGCATGACGGTGCTGCGTGTCGAGGATAGCGGCCCCGGCTTCCGGCCCGAAATCGCGGAACGTGTGCTGGAGCCGTTCTTCACGACGAAATCGGCCGAGCACGGTACTGGCCTTGGGCTCGCCATCTGCGACGCCATCATCCGTGAAAGCGGTGGCCGCATCGAAATCGGCAATCACGCCGCAGGCGGCTTTGTCCAGATCGTCCTGCCGCGCCAGCCGGCGTGA
- a CDS encoding response regulator transcription factor: MAMTVEQSGSANTSGTHAASLLLVDDDPDIREEMRTYLSANGMIITEAADAASALEMFSGGKFDLVILDLLLGADNGFDVLREIRQTHSTPCIMVTGQSEATDKVVGLELGADDYVVKPVNLRELLARIRALLRRTANSGGSGARTNAGAADSDEAAAQWKFDPHRRRLCAPDGALVPLTTAECDLLIELVAHEGNPQTREELCRRVFNRQWQPYDRSLDSIVVKLRRKLEPNPDHPMVIKTIRGKGYLFTGFPSGD; encoded by the coding sequence ATGGCAATGACGGTGGAGCAGAGCGGGTCTGCAAACACATCCGGCACACACGCGGCCTCGCTACTGCTTGTGGATGACGACCCGGATATTCGCGAAGAGATGAGGACATATCTCAGCGCGAACGGCATGATCATAACGGAGGCCGCCGATGCTGCCTCCGCGCTCGAAATGTTTTCAGGCGGCAAGTTCGATCTCGTCATTCTCGACCTGCTGCTGGGCGCCGATAACGGCTTCGACGTGTTGCGCGAAATCCGGCAGACACATTCCACCCCCTGCATCATGGTGACGGGACAAAGCGAGGCAACTGACAAGGTTGTCGGTCTCGAACTCGGCGCCGACGATTATGTAGTGAAGCCCGTCAACCTGCGGGAGCTGCTTGCGCGCATCCGGGCGCTGTTGCGCAGGACGGCAAATTCCGGCGGCTCGGGAGCGCGGACAAACGCCGGTGCGGCGGATAGCGACGAAGCCGCCGCGCAATGGAAGTTCGACCCGCATCGCCGCCGCCTCTGCGCGCCGGACGGCGCGCTGGTGCCGCTGACGACGGCGGAATGCGACCTGCTGATCGAACTGGTGGCGCATGAAGGAAACCCGCAGACAAGGGAAGAACTCTGCCGCCGCGTCTTCAACCGGCAGTGGCAGCCTTACGACCGCAGCCTGGACAGCATCGTGGTGAAGCTGCGGCGGAAACTCGAACCCAATCCTGATCATCCGATGGTCATCAAGACCATTCGCGGCAAGGGCTATCTGTTCACGGGGTTTCCGAGCGGCGACTGA
- a CDS encoding Flp family type IVb pilin gives MSESSKVFLRRFMKDESGISAVEYGLLAAGIAVGLWAFVGPDGIGGTLQGVFESVSDDLSEAAPASGG, from the coding sequence ATGTCTGAAAGCAGCAAGGTTTTTCTTCGTCGCTTCATGAAAGATGAAAGCGGCATCTCCGCGGTCGAATACGGGCTGCTCGCGGCCGGCATTGCGGTTGGCTTGTGGGCATTTGTAGGCCCCGACGGTATCGGCGGCACCCTGCAGGGTGTCTTCGAGAGCGTGAGTGACGATCTGTCCGAGGCCGCGCCGGCGAGTGGCGGCTGA
- a CDS encoding TetR family transcriptional regulator, producing the protein MQGGVVEAQEKGKARAAPARPAARDLLLQAASEVMSERQTIDVPLSDIAARAEVNVALVSYYFGGKDGLLLALAKRDAATALGELDRLLSLNISPEEKLRRHLAGVIKTFFRYPYLYRLLAALMRDASDETARDIAQFFAQPLARAAQGLMEAGIANGSIRPLDPQLFYIAALGACEQIFANRAILKFVHGIEEIDETLQRRYAEVVLETLMRGYLAPQGD; encoded by the coding sequence ATGCAAGGAGGCGTTGTGGAGGCGCAGGAGAAGGGCAAAGCCCGGGCGGCCCCCGCCAGGCCGGCGGCGCGGGACCTGCTGCTGCAAGCGGCAAGCGAGGTCATGAGCGAGCGACAGACCATCGACGTGCCGCTGAGCGACATCGCGGCGCGGGCGGAAGTGAACGTGGCGCTGGTCAGCTATTATTTCGGCGGCAAGGACGGGCTTTTGCTGGCGCTGGCGAAGCGCGACGCGGCGACGGCGCTGGGCGAGCTCGACCGGCTGCTGTCGCTCAATATCAGCCCCGAGGAAAAGCTCAGGCGGCATCTCGCCGGCGTCATCAAGACCTTCTTTCGCTATCCCTATCTCTACAGGCTGCTGGCGGCGCTGATGCGCGATGCCTCGGACGAGACGGCGCGGGACATTGCGCAGTTCTTTGCCCAGCCGCTGGCACGCGCGGCGCAGGGACTGATGGAAGCGGGCATCGCAAATGGCAGCATCCGGCCGCTCGATCCGCAGCTCTTCTATATTGCGGCGCTGGGCGCCTGCGAGCAGATCTTCGCCAATCGCGCGATCCTGAAATTCGTGCATGGCATCGAGGAGATCGACGAGACGCTGCAGCGCCGCTATGCCGAAGTGGTGCTGGAAACGCTGATGCGCGGCTATCTCGCGCCGCAGGGCGACTGA
- a CDS encoding Rap1a/Tai family immunity protein yields the protein MNGSGKYSVAAGLAIAGLIMAGGSGPAAAAERYALQTGADLAAVCANPANAESVTEAERQRLNVCGAYIQGFLGHYAVARREIGKPVFCLPAGGVSAENVRQLFLALLEQRPQIRDLPANLDLATSLAWGYSCDKKAAE from the coding sequence ATGAACGGAAGCGGGAAGTACTCGGTAGCGGCCGGGTTGGCGATTGCAGGCCTGATAATGGCCGGGGGCAGCGGACCCGCCGCGGCGGCGGAACGCTATGCGCTGCAGACAGGCGCCGATCTTGCGGCGGTGTGCGCCAATCCCGCGAATGCGGAGAGCGTTACCGAGGCGGAGCGGCAACGGCTCAATGTGTGCGGGGCGTATATTCAGGGCTTTCTCGGCCATTACGCCGTCGCGCGGCGCGAGATCGGCAAGCCTGTCTTCTGTCTTCCGGCAGGGGGCGTGAGCGCCGAGAATGTACGTCAGCTTTTTCTGGCACTTCTGGAGCAGCGGCCGCAGATCAGAGACCTGCCGGCCAATCTCGATCTCGCGACGAGCCTTGCATGGGGCTATTCGTGCGACAAGAAAGCCGCGGAGTAG